Proteins from one Rhizoctonia solani chromosome 5, complete sequence genomic window:
- a CDS encoding stress response protein Rds1: MKSFAVLAALATVVSAAPARDRAARSPSLLVYSGPDVVYARNNDGKFTPPKGGVNPPKPVYTVKSAFDYESINLALNQEWIELDLFRYGLERFSTQEFDDAGLNADDRFLIEFMAEQEIGHARALGNLLGGPEAASKPCKYTYPFQSVREFVDFCQKLTRWGESGVYGFLPHLDSRPSAQILLQSITTEARQQMIFRQFEGLFPMPVWFETGITQSMAWTLLAPYLEECPKENHRIQWRNFPGLNITNNPSGIDPNYGPAITHNRTALSEPGREVQFTWEDPGKKVGPKNFDYVTATTVPGKAKYAAWISQYNVTYTPLENLSGNSGSTKQPDTLVYPDLGDPQVNCTTFIALVDKDVYVTPANLSLIDNHIVAGPAIYQSG; encoded by the exons ATGAAGTCATTTGCCGTGCTAGCTGCTCTTGCGACCGTTGTCTCTGCTGCTCCAGCTCGCGATCGAGCTGCACGCTCCCCTTCGCTATTGGTCTACAGCGGCCCCGACGTGGTGTATGCTCGAAATAATGACGGAAAGTTTACTCCTCCTAAGGGAGGCGTCAATCCGCCCAAGCCTGTTTACACTGTCAAGAGTGCATTCGATTACGAGTCCATT AACCTGGCGCTGAACCAAGAGTGGATCGAGCTCGACCTGTTCCGCTACGGCCTAGAGAGATTTTCGACGCAAGAATTTGACGACGCGGGATTGAACGCAGACGATCGATTCCTTATTGAATTCATGGCAGAGCAAGAGATTGGACACGCCCGTGCTTTGGGTAATCTGTTGGGCGGAC CCGAAGCAGCTTCTAAACCTTGCAAATACACTTACCCATTCCAGAGTGTTCGCGAGTTCGTCGACTTTTGCCAAAAG CTTACGCGATGGGGTGAATCCGGAGTCTACGGCTTCCTCCCACACCTCGATTCTCGTCCCAGCGCTCAAATTCTTCTTCAATCTATCACCACGGAG GCTCGTCAACAAATGATCTTCCGCCAATTCGAAGGTCTGTTCCCCATGCCTGTGTGGTTCGAAACTGGAATCACCCAATCGATGGCATGGACGCTTCTTGCGCCTTACCTCGAGGAGTGTCCAAAGGAGAACCATCGTATTCAATGGAGGAACTTCCCAGGACTCAATATCACC AACAACCCGAGCGGAATCGACCCTAACTACGGGCCTGCCATCACACACAATCGGACAGCTCTATCCGAGCCAGGACGTGAAGTCCAATTCACATGGGAGGACCCAGGCAAGAAAGTCGGGCCGAAGAACTTTGACTATGTTACTGCTACAACTGTACCTGGTAAAGCCAAG TATGCGGCGTGGATCTCGCAATATAACGTTACATACACCCCGCTCGAGAACCTCAGCGGAAATTCTGGTTCTACCAAGCAGCCTGACACGTTGGTCTACCCGGATCTTGGTGATCCTCAAGTCAATT GTACGACATTCATTGCGCTTGTCGATAAAGATGTGTACGTCACACCCGCGAACTTGTCCTTGATCGACAACCATATTGTCGCCGGACCAGCTATTTACCAGTCGGGTTAA